In the Clostridium beijerinckii genome, one interval contains:
- a CDS encoding recombinase family protein, whose translation MNKTYFYIRVSSKDQNPIRQEVKAKEYNIPKEQVFIEKVSGKNVTDRPVLNNLMGALEEGDKLIVDSISRFARNTKDLIGLVEQLNHKGVIFKSIKEEIDTTTPTGMFMLTIFGAVAQLERDYIKDRQMEGIAIAVQEGKYKGRKAIEYPKQWDKYYKMMKEGTIKGVDVMRILDLKKTTFYKLVKQYEAK comes from the coding sequence ATGAACAAAACATATTTCTATATACGTGTGAGTTCCAAAGATCAGAACCCTATTCGCCAAGAAGTAAAGGCTAAAGAATATAATATACCAAAAGAACAGGTATTCATTGAGAAGGTTAGTGGTAAGAACGTAACAGATAGACCAGTATTAAATAACCTTATGGGTGCATTAGAAGAAGGTGATAAGTTAATAGTAGATAGTATTAGTAGATTTGCACGTAATACCAAAGATCTTATAGGATTAGTTGAACAGTTAAATCATAAAGGTGTTATATTTAAATCTATAAAAGAGGAAATAGACACAACAACTCCAACTGGTATGTTTATGCTAACAATCTTTGGAGCAGTAGCACAATTGGAAAGAGATTATATTAAGGATAGACAAATGGAAGGAATAGCAATAGCAGTTCAAGAGGGTAAATATAAAGGTAGAAAAGCCATAGAATATCCTAAACAATGGGATAAGTATTATAAGATGATGAAAGAGGGAACTATTAAGGGTGTTGATGTAATGAGAATATTAGACTTAAAGAAAACAACATTCTACAAGTTAGTTAAGCAGTATGAAGCTAAATAA
- a CDS encoding phBC6A51 family helix-turn-helix protein → MSKKTLTDQQMEAINLLVVGTMSKLQIASSIGVSEKTIYNWLNNNEVFKEQLQKSSDLFTESKILDAKNKLSTHLDMAIANIAKIAQDESNSKSFEANKYIIDRNLGAVTSKVETSLIDNKLNNSNDDEKQSYLATLEQDFESNNVIELDKAN, encoded by the coding sequence ATGTCAAAGAAGACTTTAACAGACCAACAAATGGAAGCTATAAATCTATTAGTTGTAGGAACTATGAGTAAATTGCAGATAGCAAGTTCAATTGGAGTTAGTGAAAAAACCATCTATAATTGGTTGAATAATAATGAGGTTTTTAAGGAGCAGCTTCAAAAATCTTCAGACCTTTTTACAGAATCTAAAATTTTAGACGCAAAAAATAAGCTATCTACACATTTAGATATGGCAATAGCTAACATAGCTAAAATAGCACAAGATGAATCGAATTCTAAGAGTTTTGAAGCCAATAAGTACATAATTGACAGGAATCTTGGGGCTGTGACAAGTAAAGTCGAAACAAGTCTAATAGATAATAAGCTAAATAATTCCAATGATGATGAAAAACAATCTTATCTTGCTACATTGGAACAGGATTTTGAATCTAATAATGTAATTGAATTAGACAAAGCTAATTAG
- a CDS encoding DUF4365 domain-containing protein, whose amino-acid sequence MEATVNKIQENLDNNLTEEHTKEGISAAYVKAIANYAGFNFEQPVNDYGIDGTFSGIKVRKKGGEKRLLSDGCKLDFQLKASINVKMEKDLIKYSLESKNYNDLVDDEICTPRILIVYKLPRNKDEWIKVTENGTMFKDCAWWCYLSGLQETNNKETITIEIPRNQIFDDKSLKELMGKVKKGEIV is encoded by the coding sequence ATGGAGGCGACTGTAAATAAAATTCAGGAAAACTTAGATAATAATTTAACAGAAGAACACACAAAAGAAGGAATAAGTGCAGCTTATGTAAAAGCAATAGCCAACTATGCTGGTTTTAATTTTGAGCAACCAGTAAATGATTATGGGATAGATGGAACTTTTTCTGGAATTAAAGTGAGAAAAAAAGGTGGGGAAAAAAGACTACTATCAGATGGTTGTAAATTAGATTTTCAATTAAAAGCTTCAATTAATGTAAAAATGGAAAAAGATTTGATTAAATATAGTTTGGAATCAAAAAATTATAATGATTTAGTAGATGATGAAATATGTACTCCGAGAATACTTATAGTATATAAGCTTCCAAGAAATAAAGACGAATGGATTAAAGTTACTGAGAATGGAACAATGTTTAAGGATTGTGCATGGTGGTGCTACTTGTCAGGTCTGCAAGAGACAAATAATAAGGAAACAATAACAATTGAAATACCAAGAAATCAAATATTTGATGATAAATCTTTGAAGGAACTAATGGGGAAAGTTAAGAAAGGGGAAATAGTTTGA
- a CDS encoding DUF1064 domain-containing protein, translated as MKRIKKYIDDNGESWDSKSEFQFFCYLQENRDKLNIKKIDRQVKYILQEPFMLGSKKIQAITYKSDFTLEMNDKKIVIIDIKPPVKSIWDAKFNLKWKMMMNLHRDYIFKIYAWKNRDIGWIEIK; from the coding sequence ATGAAAAGAATTAAAAAGTACATAGATGATAATGGTGAGAGTTGGGATTCAAAATCAGAGTTCCAATTCTTTTGTTATCTTCAAGAAAATAGAGATAAATTAAATATCAAAAAAATTGATAGGCAAGTAAAGTATATATTGCAAGAGCCTTTTATGTTGGGTTCTAAAAAGATACAAGCCATTACATATAAAAGTGATTTTACATTAGAAATGAATGATAAAAAAATAGTAATTATAGATATAAAGCCACCAGTAAAGTCGATTTGGGATGCTAAGTTTAATTTGAAATGGAAAATGATGATGAATTTACATAGGGACTATATTTTCAAGATATATGCTTGGAAGAATAGAGATATTGGTTGGATAGAAATAAAATAA
- a CDS encoding helix-turn-helix domain-containing protein — protein sequence MVNKNIDKNKQLVYAVWVNDGDISYVYLGSGKHERLSGNGSKLRRNVHDNKTLQEAYNIVNKFHVETLEFNIEDDEKARDIEEMYIEHFKRIDNVIVCNKYPTYASEYKRKLDEDDVKFIRELIAKGKTNKEIAERFNVDPSTISRIKTKKRWGGVC from the coding sequence ATGGTAAATAAAAATATTGATAAAAATAAACAATTAGTATATGCAGTTTGGGTTAATGATGGAGATATAAGTTATGTGTATTTGGGAAGTGGTAAACATGAAAGACTTAGTGGGAATGGTAGTAAATTAAGGAGAAATGTACACGATAATAAGACACTACAAGAAGCATACAATATAGTTAATAAATTTCATGTTGAAACATTAGAATTCAATATAGAAGATGATGAGAAAGCTAGAGATATTGAAGAAATGTATATCGAGCATTTTAAAAGAATTGATAATGTAATTGTGTGCAATAAATATCCAACATATGCAAGTGAATATAAAAGAAAATTGGATGAAGATGATGTTAAATTTATTAGGGAATTAATAGCTAAAGGTAAAACTAATAAGGAAATTGCAGAAAGATTTAATGTTGATCCATCTACTATAAGTAGAATTAAGACAAAGAAAAGATGGGGAGGTGTTTGCTAA
- a CDS encoding helix-turn-helix domain-containing protein encodes MSIKMKLRIKMAEINISQKELSEATGIRPNTLGAYMNDTYKHITKEHLDILCKFFKCKVEDIVEYMEE; translated from the coding sequence ATGAGTATAAAAATGAAACTTAGAATTAAAATGGCAGAAATAAATATAAGTCAAAAAGAACTTTCTGAAGCAACAGGAATAAGACCCAATACCCTTGGTGCTTACATGAATGACACATATAAACATATAACTAAGGAGCATTTAGATATTCTTTGTAAATTTTTCAAGTGCAAAGTTGAAGATATAGTTGAATATATGGAAGAATAA
- a CDS encoding tyrosine-type recombinase/integrase has protein sequence MLLRDLLKEFILELEIRNYSKRTLKGYKNNNSLMFTYLEKEFNITDVEDVKPAHIKSYVKFLQRQGRKTTYINGIIKCFRAFFKYITDEEIIENNPMLKVNWLREGKVIINSFDDDEVNRMMKVYTGSDYMNIRNKCILAILFDTGIRNLELCSIKNDDVKETYLTVKQGKGRKDRRVALSPYVRRIIIRYVRCRDSYFANRNVDEATPFFLSYRFKPLTIESVERVMKIAGEKAEIRKDIRCSPHTARHFYAISQLRNGLDVYSLSRCLGHENISITKRYLQGLKDEQIVEMSVKTSPLMNLRK, from the coding sequence TTGTTATTAAGAGATTTGCTAAAAGAATTTATTCTTGAACTAGAGATAAGAAATTACTCTAAAAGAACTTTAAAAGGTTATAAAAACAATAATTCGTTAATGTTTACCTATTTAGAGAAAGAATTTAATATTACTGATGTGGAGGATGTTAAGCCAGCACATATAAAATCCTATGTTAAATTTTTACAAAGACAAGGTAGAAAAACAACATATATAAATGGAATTATTAAATGTTTTAGAGCTTTCTTTAAATATATAACAGATGAAGAAATAATTGAAAATAATCCAATGTTGAAAGTGAACTGGTTAAGGGAAGGAAAAGTAATAATAAATTCATTTGATGATGATGAAGTTAATAGAATGATGAAAGTCTATACAGGTAGCGATTATATGAATATTAGAAATAAATGTATTTTAGCAATATTATTTGATACTGGTATCAGAAACTTAGAATTATGTTCCATAAAGAATGATGATGTAAAAGAAACTTATTTAACAGTAAAGCAAGGTAAGGGAAGAAAAGATAGAAGAGTAGCTTTAAGCCCTTATGTAAGACGTATAATCATTAGATATGTGAGATGCAGGGATAGCTATTTTGCCAATAGAAATGTTGATGAAGCTACGCCATTTTTCTTAAGCTATAGATTTAAACCATTAACAATTGAATCAGTTGAAAGAGTGATGAAAATAGCAGGGGAGAAAGCAGAAATAAGAAAAGATATACGTTGTAGTCCTCATACTGCAAGACATTTTTATGCTATTAGTCAGCTTCGTAATGGGCTTGATGTATATTCTTTAAGCCGTTGTCTCGGTCATGAAAATATTTCAATAACTAAACGTTATTTGCAAGGTTTAAAAGATGAACAAATAGTTGAAATGTCGGTTAAAACTAGTCCACTTATGAATCTAAGAAAGTAG
- a CDS encoding YebC/PmpR family DNA-binding transcriptional regulator, with the protein MSGHSKWHNIQAKKGKTDAKRGKIFTKIGKEIVMAVKNGGANQDTNAKLRDVVAKAKAANMPNDTISKAIKKASGELSAVNYENIVYEGYGPSGVAVIVETLTDNKNRSAGNVRSAFTKGGGNMGTSGCVSFMFQEKGEIVIEKEDKDEDELMMIALDAGAEDFASEDEVFVVTTAPEEFGTVREALEAQGIEFLEASVKMIPDTYTAIDEADAKKFQKMLDLLDDDDDVQEVYHNAEFPEGWDE; encoded by the coding sequence ATGTCAGGACACTCAAAGTGGCATAACATTCAAGCAAAAAAGGGCAAGACAGATGCAAAAAGAGGTAAGATTTTTACTAAGATAGGTAAAGAAATTGTGATGGCTGTTAAGAATGGTGGAGCTAATCAAGATACAAATGCAAAATTAAGAGATGTAGTTGCAAAAGCCAAGGCAGCAAACATGCCTAATGATACTATTTCAAAAGCAATTAAGAAAGCATCTGGTGAATTATCAGCAGTTAATTATGAAAATATAGTTTATGAAGGTTATGGACCTAGTGGAGTAGCTGTAATAGTTGAAACTCTTACTGATAATAAAAATAGATCTGCTGGAAATGTAAGAAGTGCATTTACAAAAGGCGGCGGAAACATGGGTACATCAGGTTGTGTATCATTTATGTTCCAAGAAAAAGGTGAAATTGTCATTGAAAAAGAAGATAAAGACGAAGATGAATTAATGATGATTGCATTAGATGCTGGTGCTGAAGATTTCGCATCAGAAGATGAAGTATTTGTAGTAACAACTGCACCGGAAGAGTTCGGAACAGTTAGAGAAGCATTAGAAGCACAAGGCATTGAATTCTTAGAAGCTTCAGTTAAGATGATTCCAGATACATACACAGCAATAGATGAAGCTGATGCTAAGAAGTTCCAAAAGATGTTAGATTTACTTGATGACGATGATGACGTTCAAGAAGTGTACCACAACGCTGAATTCCCTGAAGGATGGGATGAATAG
- a CDS encoding YigZ family protein — protein MSYITVKDFGEDRFEEKKSEFIGYARRVENEEEAKAFINEIKNMHKQARHNCSAYIIGKDMNIQRYSDDGEPQGTAGIPILEVMKKSRVTDCAVVVTRYFGGILLGAGGLTRAYTKGASIAIKSAGVVEKVEGLKLSFEMEYDLFGKVQYTCGQNSWHIEGTEYSDKVVVNILAEKLMAEDIENEIVEVTNGKVIVRKSEEDIYFKEGTRLYLKI, from the coding sequence ATGTCGTACATTACAGTAAAAGACTTTGGTGAAGATAGATTTGAAGAAAAGAAGTCAGAGTTTATTGGTTATGCAAGAAGAGTGGAAAATGAAGAGGAAGCTAAAGCTTTTATAAATGAGATAAAGAATATGCACAAACAGGCAAGGCATAATTGCTCAGCATATATAATCGGAAAAGACATGAATATTCAAAGGTACTCAGATGATGGCGAACCACAAGGAACAGCAGGAATACCAATTCTTGAAGTGATGAAAAAAAGTAGAGTGACAGATTGTGCAGTAGTTGTTACGAGATATTTTGGCGGAATACTTTTAGGGGCAGGTGGCTTAACTAGAGCCTATACAAAAGGTGCCAGCATCGCAATAAAATCAGCTGGAGTTGTAGAAAAGGTTGAAGGCTTAAAATTAAGTTTTGAAATGGAATATGATCTATTTGGAAAAGTTCAATATACATGCGGTCAAAATTCTTGGCATATAGAAGGTACTGAATACAGCGATAAAGTAGTTGTCAATATATTAGCAGAAAAGCTAATGGCTGAAGATATAGAAAACGAGATTGTAGAAGTTACTAACGGAAAAGTGATAGTTAGAAAAAGTGAAGAGGACATATATTTTAAAGAGGGAACTAGATTATATTTGAAAATATAA
- a CDS encoding PLP-dependent aminotransferase family protein, with protein sequence MDIYKDFTFKDNDIPKYIQVANYIKSLIDKRKIKEGDKLPTIRELSKKLGVNNVTIVSAYNKLKSEGYAYQKVGSGSYAKRKEVASNFRKEYSNALKKISMGDLTDVIDFTGETTGEVLFPIDDLKGIINEVLERDGANALLSDNRNGYTNLIYTINKVFWNNKLNDEDIIIISGAQQGIDIASKGILNINDNIIVEKPTYVGALSVFKWRKVNLFEVPIDEDGINLNKFEKILQKNEIKCFYTMSYFQNPTGVSYSIEKKKRILDLAEIYDFYIIEDDYLSELIYENSLEYVPFKWLDKNDRVIYIKSFSKIFLPGIRLGYLVAPEVFSETLQNSKHNTDITTSSLMQRALELYISSNKWKKNIKNLNDEYIKRYTHLKTILDSEFKDMLTYNDPKGGLNFYITLKDEFKINTKELFIKLRKKNVYITPGAMFFTSQNDGQDSFRIAFYQTDKEKIEKGMKILKEELILAKELRYDKLN encoded by the coding sequence ATGGATATTTATAAAGATTTTACGTTTAAAGATAATGATATCCCTAAGTATATTCAAGTAGCTAATTATATAAAAAGTTTAATTGATAAAAGAAAGATAAAAGAAGGAGACAAACTTCCAACTATAAGAGAGCTGTCAAAAAAATTAGGCGTAAACAATGTCACTATAGTTAGTGCATACAATAAGCTTAAATCAGAAGGTTATGCCTATCAAAAGGTAGGAAGCGGTAGTTATGCAAAAAGAAAAGAAGTTGCTTCAAATTTTAGAAAAGAATATTCAAATGCATTAAAAAAGATATCCATGGGAGATTTAACTGATGTAATAGATTTTACTGGGGAGACTACAGGGGAAGTGTTATTCCCTATTGATGATTTAAAAGGAATTATAAATGAAGTTTTAGAAAGAGATGGAGCAAATGCGTTACTTTCAGACAACAGAAATGGATATACTAATCTTATTTATACTATAAATAAAGTATTTTGGAATAATAAATTAAACGATGAAGACATAATAATTATATCAGGTGCTCAACAAGGAATTGATATAGCATCTAAAGGAATATTAAATATAAATGATAATATAATAGTTGAAAAGCCAACATATGTAGGAGCATTATCAGTATTTAAATGGAGAAAAGTTAATTTGTTTGAAGTGCCAATTGATGAAGATGGAATAAACTTAAATAAATTTGAAAAGATATTACAGAAAAACGAAATAAAATGTTTTTATACAATGAGTTATTTTCAAAATCCAACAGGAGTAAGTTATAGTATAGAAAAGAAGAAGAGAATTTTAGACCTTGCAGAAATTTATGATTTTTACATAATTGAAGATGATTATTTATCGGAACTTATATATGAAAATTCATTAGAATATGTGCCGTTTAAATGGCTTGATAAAAATGATAGGGTAATTTATATAAAAAGTTTTTCGAAAATATTTCTTCCAGGAATAAGATTAGGATACTTAGTTGCACCAGAAGTATTCAGTGAAACTCTTCAAAATTCAAAGCACAATACAGATATAACTACTTCAAGTTTAATGCAGAGAGCCTTGGAATTATATATTTCGAGTAATAAGTGGAAAAAGAATATTAAAAATCTAAATGATGAATATATAAAAAGGTATACGCATTTAAAAACAATTCTAGATAGTGAATTTAAAGATATGTTAACCTACAATGATCCAAAAGGTGGATTGAATTTTTATATAACTTTAAAAGATGAGTTTAAGATTAATACTAAAGAACTTTTTATAAAACTTAGAAAGAAAAATGTATATATTACTCCAGGGGCTATGTTCTTTACATCACAAAATGATGGACAAGATTCTTTTAGGATAGCCTTTTATCAAACCGATAAGGAAAAGATTGAGAAAGGTATGAAAATACTTAAGGAAGAATTAATTTTGGCTAAGGAACTTAGATATGACAAGTTAAATTAA
- a CDS encoding nucleotidyltransferase domain-containing protein yields the protein MSKSILEYQKSSEKLINVLKINKKVLAIFAFGSIISGDLWEESDIDLFIVYKEIFDNVRDIYSEILGVPVHIKVLNKESFLELYESNGNKGVIRNLLISSKIIFSRDDEIESIFNKAKYSLDKYRETWNLVYLGNVIKDIRVTKKYLQNNSVFTSYEVLIRALDSFAKLYLNLNGYTVSKDAVKMAINLNNKFNVIVDNLFNDKCAKENIQNAVDYIENFLDENINEAAKSLLDYLYEKNAFLSSFEIKNSDEFKEFNIKIEDILKELYKRKLIMKDTKNLDLPSNEKLVRENVYSYKSYEAQSKK from the coding sequence GTGTCAAAATCCATATTAGAATATCAGAAATCCTCTGAAAAGTTAATAAATGTATTGAAGATTAATAAAAAAGTGTTAGCTATATTTGCATTTGGAAGCATAATTAGCGGTGATCTTTGGGAGGAATCTGACATAGATTTATTCATTGTATATAAGGAAATATTTGATAATGTTAGAGACATATATTCTGAAATACTAGGGGTACCGGTACATATAAAGGTCCTAAATAAAGAAAGCTTTTTAGAACTATACGAAAGTAATGGGAATAAGGGAGTTATAAGGAACTTACTAATATCTTCTAAAATAATATTTTCAAGAGATGATGAAATTGAGAGCATTTTTAATAAAGCCAAATATAGTTTAGATAAATACAGAGAAACTTGGAACTTGGTGTATTTAGGTAATGTTATAAAAGATATTAGAGTAACTAAAAAGTATTTGCAAAACAATAGTGTTTTTACATCTTATGAAGTTTTAATAAGAGCTCTAGATAGTTTTGCTAAGTTATATTTAAATTTAAATGGATACACTGTAAGTAAAGACGCAGTAAAAATGGCTATAAACTTAAATAATAAATTTAATGTTATAGTTGATAATTTGTTTAATGATAAATGCGCAAAGGAAAATATACAAAACGCTGTAGATTATATCGAGAATTTTCTAGATGAAAATATAAATGAGGCCGCTAAGTCTTTACTGGATTATTTATATGAAAAAAATGCATTTTTAAGCTCCTTTGAAATAAAAAACAGTGATGAGTTCAAGGAATTTAATATAAAAATAGAAGATATACTAAAGGAATTATACAAGAGAAAATTAATAATGAAAGATACTAAAAATTTGGATTTGCCTTCTAATGAAAAGTTAGTCAGAGAGAATGTGTATTCATACAAGAGTTATGAGGCACAATCAAAAAAATAG
- the hflX gene encoding GTPase HflX — protein MIYGNIEGIRKSLIEELENIYSIRNLKDEICNEEILNIISRVSSFIEREISVAINRKGNVTSVAIGDSTSVEVPIIDIDEKRLSGVRVIHTHPNGYCNLSALDLTALLKLKLDAIISVAITDGNIIDFSLGMLSLYNNKLETEEKSNLSLNEIMSINILDRIRFIENLIKNNDVIEETEEKAILVGSDTKESLEELAELTEACNIPVLKTVFQSRSKIDAAYFIGRGKVLEIASMRQVERANVIIFDDELSGSQVRNLEAALGAKVIDRTTLILEIFATRAKTKESKIQVELAQLKYRLGRLQGLGTILSRTGGGIGTRGPGEKKLETDRRHIMETIYDLKDELKKIKRTREVQREKRRKENIPKVSLVGYTNAGKSTLRNTLCDLAAKNENKTKEKVFEANMLFATLDTTTRAVTLSKKGVITLTDTVGFVRKLPHDLVEAFKSTLEEVIFSDLLCHVIDVSSDSAIDQYNAVNEVLSELGAIDKETILVLNKIDKATEEQKARIKEFAVGNFDVIEISAKEKINLDKLLSLIEEKLPYNYRKVEYLIPYEKGDIQSFLHRNARILEEEYKDNGTYMVAEVDDEVFNKTQEYAKI, from the coding sequence ATGATATATGGAAATATTGAAGGAATTAGAAAATCTTTAATAGAAGAGTTAGAGAATATTTATTCTATAAGAAATTTAAAGGATGAAATATGTAATGAAGAAATTTTAAATATTATTTCTAGAGTTTCTAGTTTTATTGAAAGAGAAATCAGTGTAGCTATAAATAGAAAAGGTAATGTCACATCTGTTGCAATTGGAGATTCTACATCTGTTGAGGTTCCAATAATAGATATAGATGAAAAGAGATTATCAGGTGTTAGAGTTATACATACTCATCCAAATGGTTATTGTAATCTTTCAGCGCTAGATTTAACAGCTCTATTAAAATTAAAGCTAGATGCAATTATATCAGTGGCTATAACAGATGGTAATATAATAGATTTTTCTTTGGGAATGCTTAGTTTATATAACAATAAATTAGAAACAGAAGAAAAAAGTAATCTTTCTTTAAATGAAATTATGTCTATAAATATTTTAGATAGGATAAGATTTATAGAAAATTTAATTAAGAACAATGATGTCATAGAGGAAACAGAAGAAAAAGCAATATTAGTTGGTTCTGATACAAAAGAAAGTCTAGAGGAATTAGCAGAGCTTACAGAAGCCTGCAACATACCTGTTTTAAAAACTGTATTCCAAAGCAGAAGTAAAATTGATGCAGCATACTTTATTGGACGAGGTAAAGTGTTGGAAATTGCTTCTATGAGGCAGGTAGAAAGAGCTAATGTAATAATATTTGATGATGAGCTTTCAGGATCTCAAGTTAGAAATTTAGAAGCTGCATTAGGAGCCAAAGTAATAGATAGAACAACATTAATATTAGAAATATTTGCAACAAGGGCTAAAACTAAAGAATCAAAAATTCAAGTAGAGCTAGCTCAGTTGAAATATAGATTAGGTAGATTACAGGGACTCGGAACTATATTATCTAGAACAGGTGGTGGTATAGGAACTAGAGGACCTGGAGAAAAGAAGCTTGAAACAGATAGAAGACATATAATGGAAACAATATATGATTTAAAAGATGAGCTTAAGAAAATAAAAAGAACTAGAGAAGTACAAAGAGAAAAGAGAAGAAAAGAAAATATTCCTAAAGTATCTTTAGTTGGATATACTAATGCAGGAAAATCAACTTTAAGAAATACACTTTGTGATTTGGCAGCAAAAAATGAAAATAAAACTAAGGAAAAAGTATTTGAAGCAAATATGCTTTTTGCAACATTAGATACTACAACAAGAGCTGTAACTCTAAGTAAAAAAGGAGTGATAACTCTTACAGACACAGTTGGTTTTGTAAGGAAATTACCACATGATTTGGTGGAAGCATTTAAATCAACTTTAGAAGAAGTTATATTTTCAGATCTTCTATGCCATGTAATAGATGTATCTTCAGATAGTGCAATAGATCAATATAATGCTGTAAATGAGGTTTTAAGTGAGCTTGGGGCTATAGATAAAGAAACAATATTAGTTTTAAATAAAATAGATAAAGCTACTGAAGAACAAAAAGCGCGAATTAAAGAATTTGCAGTAGGAAATTTTGATGTAATAGAAATTTCGGCTAAAGAAAAAATAAATTTAGATAAATTGCTAAGTTTAATTGAGGAAAAATTGCCATATAATTATAGAAAAGTAGAGTATTTAATACCTTATGAGAAAGGCGATATTCAATCTTTCTTACATAGAAATGCTAGAATACTTGAAGAAGAATATAAAGATAATGGAACATATATGGTAGCAGAAGTAGATGATGAAGTTTTTAATAAAACTCAGGAATACGCTAAGATATAA
- the hpt gene encoding hypoxanthine phosphoribosyltransferase, with protein MEDKKRNILFSEEQINTRIKELGKTIAEDYKGKKLYILSLLRGSFIYAADLARAIDLDAKIGFMTTSSYGHSETSSGSVKVVNDISDNIEGWDVLIVDDIVDTGITMDFVYNYIKGLNPASVKTCVLLDKPSRRKVHIQPDYCCFEIEDVFVVGYGLNYGDYYRNVPYVFNWE; from the coding sequence ATGGAAGATAAGAAACGTAACATTCTTTTTTCTGAAGAACAAATTAATACAAGAATAAAGGAATTAGGAAAAACTATTGCTGAAGATTATAAAGGTAAAAAACTTTACATTTTATCTTTACTTCGTGGAAGTTTTATCTATGCTGCTGATTTAGCTAGAGCTATAGATTTAGATGCTAAAATAGGATTTATGACTACATCAAGCTACGGACATAGCGAAACATCTTCTGGGTCTGTTAAAGTAGTTAATGATATCTCTGATAATATTGAAGGATGGGACGTTCTTATAGTTGATGATATAGTTGATACTGGAATTACAATGGATTTCGTTTATAATTACATAAAAGGTTTGAACCCAGCTTCTGTAAAGACTTGTGTTCTTCTTGATAAACCTTCTCGTAGAAAAGTACATATACAACCTGATTACTGCTGTTTTGAAATTGAAGATGTATTTGTAGTTGGATACGGATTAAACTACGGTGATTATTATAGAAATGTTCCTTACGTATTTAATTGGGAATAA
- a CDS encoding four helix bundle protein: MDSNIIVTKSFDFALDIINLYKFLIRDKQEYILSKQLLRSGTSIGANVKEGIRGFSKSDFKFKMNIALKEANETEYWIELLIKSNIIEQIVGNPILLKCRELCKILNSIVKNSI; the protein is encoded by the coding sequence ATAGACTCTAATATTATCGTCACTAAATCTTTTGATTTTGCTCTTGATATCATAAATTTATACAAGTTCTTGATTCGTGATAAACAAGAGTATATTTTATCTAAACAATTATTAAGATCTGGAACAAGCATTGGAGCTAATGTAAAAGAGGGTATTCGTGGTTTTAGTAAGTCTGATTTTAAATTTAAAATGAATATAGCTTTAAAAGAAGCAAATGAAACCGAGTATTGGATAGAATTACTTATTAAATCGAATATTATTGAGCAAATTGTTGGAAACCCCATATTATTAAAATGTAGAGAATTATGTAAAATTCTAAATAGCATAGTTAAGAATTCAATTTAA